The genomic interval CTCCATATTACCAAACCATTATGATGTTATTTACACACCATCCACTCAAGGCTGTGATGATGATGTGTTAtatctgcatcccaaattacaccatattccctatagagtgcactactttgactagagccctacctgctgcccctgatgGTGTGTatgtagttattcaccagctatagagtgcactactttgactagagccctacctgctgctcctgatggtttgtatgtagttattcaccagctatagtgtgcactactttgactagaaccctacctgctgcccctgatggtttgtatgtagttattcaccagctatagagtgcactactttgactagagccctacatGCTGCCCCTGATGGTTTGTatgtagttattcaccagctatagagtgagttgttgtttatgtttctaagactgcagggtgggagatgcaacaatggccttgagaacagcagggagtgtgttggtggtctttctctggtctgtAGCAGGTATGGTCTCATTCTTATCTTTTAGTTGCTCTGTTTATTAATCTACATACATTTATAAAAGGATAAGAATCATAATGTTATTCTGGTGTGTTCTGTTAGGCGTCTCCACTTCACTTTAAATAGTTATCTTTCACACCTCACTGAGTGATGCTTATCTGGGGTTTCCATTCACGCTCAAATCAGGAACTATGGCAACAAAGTGTGGACAAATCCTACCTTCAGTGTGAGCCAATAGACCTTGTCTTAATTCTTAtaccattgtgttgtgtgactgtgTTTCAGTGGTACTGGGTCAGTATGGCTGGAGTGTGAAATACACAACTCAGAGTATCTGTAccttgaaggggtcaacagtggagCTGTCCTGCTCTTACACATATCCCAGTGGTATAGTCACATCAACCTACTGGTTCACTGAATGGGAGACTGGTGTAGAACCTAAAGATCTAGGTCAGGACCCAGAGTATGCAGGTCGTCTGGAGTATCATGGGGATAAGGAGAAAGACTgtaccctgagaatcacagacctgagagagagagactcagctacGTACAAGTTCAGATTATTAACAGATCAGACCAGAGGGAGATATTATGGAGATCCTGGAGtcactctgtctgtaacaggtacAGTAATATGCTTTATACTGCTAGTCTGTTCAATTAATATCTACTGTCCATTTAGGTCTAGAAATTGGATTTGTATTTATGAAACAGATTTGAGAATTAAATGTGTTTGAGAAAGTCTTGCATCATGTGATTAAACTATAGAACAGGTGATTCAGGGTTTTAATGTTGTTATCTACTACAGCTCTACAGGTGAAGGCGACTCCTTCACATTCATTACAGAGGAATACACTGACCTGTATCAACACCTGTACTCTGACTGgtaaccccacctacatctggtacaagaacggacaaTATCTAGATGAGAGAACCTCCCCCCAGTACAAATATGCAGTCTTCAGTAACAGTAAAGACAGTTTTTCCTGTGCTGTAAAGGGCCATGAGGATctccactctcctgcagtgtgtgagtatGAATTCAACTCAGTATTCtagtataacttttcagataTAACTCTTCTGTCTGCTAAACAGCCTCACAGTTGTCTAACCAAACTGCAACACTTTGACAAGACAGGATGGCATAACTATTCTGGATTACTGAAACTCACGATTCCACTGTGGAAATAATGTCCTCTTTATGTTTCAGGTGTTCAGGGTCAGAGCTGCAACAGAGTGACTTACACCAAGAGGAGAATCTGTGtcttgaaggggtcaacagtggacaTATCCTGTACTTATGTTGGTAATTATTCCACCACATCAACATTCTGGTTTAGAAGTGATAAGTCGACCCCTGAAGACCTAACCAGAGACCCAGGGTATGCAGGTCGTGTGAAGTACACTGGAAAATACAAAGGTCCCTTCACCCTGAGAATCTCAGATCTGAGAGAGGAGGACTCAGCTGAGTATCGCTTCACTTTTAAAACTCACAACTTTGAATGGGGTCATAGTTTCCCAGGAAcaactctgtctgtcacaggtaaTACACTACACTGTATGATACAACTGTAAATAATATTGAACTACAGGAGAAAATAAATGAACCATCCTGTTAACACAGAGGTGTATGTGGTTTTATACATATTGTTTCAGGTCTGCTGGTGAAGGTGACTCCTGCTACAGAGGGACAGAAAACACTGACCTGTatcaccacctgtactctgactgacaaccccacctacatctggtacaagaacggacaacGTCTTGATGAGCCTACTTCCCAACAACACTCTAGTAATACCCTAGTAGTGTTGGGTCATTCTGTGGACAGTTACTCCTGTACTGTAGAACACCATGAGGacctccactctcctgcagtgtgtgagtgttAATTTAATACAGTATACTGTGTGTTGGTTTCACTTTGTCCTTTGAGAACTTTTGGCATTTCTAGAAAGAACTGAGAATATAATCCAGTTGACCTCTTGTTATGTCACTGTGTTTCAGGTGTTCAGGGTCTGAGCTGCAACAGAGTGACTTACACCAAGAGGAGAATCTGTGTCTTAaaggggtcaacagtggacaTATCCTGTACTTATGACAGTGGTTATGATACTGTCACATCATCACTCTGGTTTAGTCCAAAACAGAGTGACAACTGGAAGGATGAGTTGATCCCTGAGGACCTAACCAGAGACCCAGGGTATGCAGGTCGTGTGAAGTACACTGGAACATACAAAGATCCCTTCACCCTGAGAATCTCAGATCTGAGAGAGGAGGACTCAGCTGAGTATCGCTTCACTTTTAAAACTCACTACTTTGAATTGGGTCTTAGTTTCCCAGGAAcaactctgtctgtcacaggtaaGACTGCAGTGTTTGATACAACTGTATATCATATTGAATTACAGGAGAAAATATATTAACCATCCTGTTAACACAGAGGTGTATGTGGTTTTATACATATTGTTTCAGGTCTGcaggtcaaatcaaatgttatttgtcacatacacatggttagcagatgttaatgcgagtgtagcaaaatgcttgtgcttctagttccgacaatgcagtaataaccaacaagtaatctaacctaacaattccacaactactaccttatacatacaagtataaagggataaagaatatgtacatataaatatatcattgagtgatggtacagaacggcataggtgtagtatctgggatctacatctgtttatattagttactatgctgttactaagcggtgatgtattacgacagtgttacgttactacacctaataggaaatgcacacgCGCACTAGGGTGCCCGGgaactgtagagcacgagagCTTTAGACTAAACAAAAACTAACTACTCCtgtctcctgcctggtcatttctccacaacacaaatattacaataggcaagatgcagtagatggtatagagtacagtctatacatatgagatgagtaatgtagggtatgtaaacattatattaagtggcattgtttaaagtggctagtgatacatttttacataatttccatcaattcccattattaaagtggctggagttgagtcagtatgttggcagcggccactaattgttagtggtggctgtttaacagtctgatggcgttgagattgaaaaacagcttctgtctctcggtccctgctttgatgcacctgtactgacctcgccttctggatgatagcggggtgaacaggcagtggctcgggtggttgttgtccttgatgatctttatggccttcctgtgacatcgggtggtgtaggtgtcctggtgaaggtgactcctgctgcagagggacagaagacactgacctgtagcaccacctgtactctgactgacaaccccacctacatctggtacaagaacggacagGTTGTAACTGAGAAGATGTCCCTCTATTCAGTCCTCCCTAATGCTGTAGACAGCTACTACTGTGCTGTAAAAGGCCCTGTAGTGCTCagctctcctgcagtgtgtgagtacagtacaatagtacAGTATTCTACTCAGCAAGTATCATGTATTCAAGCAAAAGAAAAAGGTCTTACTTTATCAATCATTTTAGACAAAATCATTGTTTTACTCATTGAATATATTACTTTGACAAAATGTTTGGTATTTTACATCAGATAAACCGaagaacacctcagtgtcagtcagtccctctggtgaaatagtggagggcagttcagtgactctgacctgcagcagtgatgccaacccacctgtgcAGAGTTACATCTGGTGGTTCAAGAAGAATGGAGGTGGCTGTCAGAGTATGACAGGACCAGAGCATGTCTTCAATCAAATCCAGTCATCTGACACTGGAGAGTACTACTGTGAGGCCCAGAATGAGATGGGGACAGACAGGTCTAGGACCATAAACATGGATGTGAAGTGTGAGTAAAGTACAGCTCAGTGTTTGAATGATGAGTTAGTAAAACAATTATAATTAAATGAATTAGTCCTAAAGCATAACATCTCCAAATGAGTATTTGTTAACGTTTTGTGTGAGTTAGAGTTTTAGATAGTTTTATGATATTAACAGAGAATATATTTTTGACATGTAATTTGTAAATATACTACTGTCCTACCCCTCTGACAAATTCTCCTTTACCAGATGTCCCAaagaacacctcagtgtcagtcagtccctctgatgaaatagtggagggcagttcagtgactctgacctgcagcagtgatgccaacccacctgtggacaaatacacctggtacaagaagaaTGGAGCTTCACTGACAGGATCTGAAAAGACATACAATTTCACAACCATCAgctctgaggacagaggagaatatTACTGTGAGGCTGAGAATAAATATGGACGTCTCAACTCTTCTTCTGTCTCTGTGGACGTTCAGTGTTAGTACACCTAACCTCATCTTTTGATCACAGGATCACATTTAAATTCATATTTCAATCACAagtaaaatacaatttaaaacaaTGTTACATATTGTTCACCAGATGACCCAaagaacacctcagtgtcagtcagtccctctggtggaatagtggagggcagttcagtgactctgacctgcagcagtgatgccaacccacctgtggacaaatacacctggtactTTCAAAATGAGACTTTTCTAAATGGATTCGGACAGATGTACAACATAAGTAACTTCAAGTCTAAGGACAATGGACATTACCACTGTGAGGCCTGGAATGGAAGAGGATCTAGGAACTCTACAGCTCTGATGATCATTTTACCAGGTGAAGAGTCATCTTATATAGTTCAACACAAAATTACATTTCAATCTCATATTAATAATTACACTTCGGCTTATCATACTTTGttttataattatatatacattGAGATTAGATCACATAACAAATATTGTACTATTGTACTCATATCATCCATATTTTATTATAGGGAAACAAACAGTTCTGACTGCAGCTGTAGGAGTCATAGTGGTTgttctggttctcatcctctgtctctctggactcATGTGGTTCAGGTGAGAGATTCTTTAAAATATTATTTCACTCTAACTTCATTTGCATTTATTCATTAATTCTTTCAATAATAAATTCATTAATTCATTAATGTGCAAACCAGGAAGAAGGCCTCCAAATCCACCTCTGACACAAGAGACACATCAGAGAATGTACAGGTGAGTCTGTTACTATCATATTATTTGTATTGCTTTGTGGATCATTTCTACTCATtatgtctgttctctctttcCATCAGGGAGACTCTAGTCCAGTGTATGAAAACATCTCAGGTATGACCATGACCTCTACTGCAGCACAGACAGCAGCCACAGTCGACCAGGATGACGTTCACTATGCCAGCGTCCACTTCTCTCGCTTCAAAAACCAGGAAGTGCCTCTGTACTCCACCGTCCAGCTGCCTCAACCCCAGAAACAGGAAGAGGATGTCCAGTACGATGCTGTGAAATTCAACTGCCCCAGTGCTGCCAACCGGTGAGACTATTCTGCCATTACAACAGCAGAGACAATTTTAGAGCATTGTGAAAACACCACATTAAAGGAGGAGTATTCATTTTTACAACCAAATTTCTATTTTTTATGTAAATGCATTGTTATAGAAAGGTCCAGACACCTTTTATTGTGACTTCACTTGTTTTAGAGAAACTTTCCCCAACCAGCAAttcacttcctcatcctcgttGTGCAGTAGAGGCTCTGAAAAAAGATGAACAaatgctccaaaaacacccaaatacgtcTTTTAGAAACAgaaagctctcagtatagtgatgcaggacTTTAGATGTAACAGTTGTACACATGAAAGTGTCATTCCAAACTTTATCCACAACGTTATATTCCATTGTGTGACTCGTGCTGTTTCCCCGTCCAACTGTTCCATTCTCAGTGTATCATGCTGCTAGAACGGACGAGAAGCATCGTTCAAGTCTCAACAACATGGAACATAACGTTGTGGATTAAGTTCTGAATGACAcatttcatgtgtacaacatgtaaagacctgcatcactacaGACTACTTAGAGCTTTTAGTTTCTAAAAGGATGTTTTGGGGTGTTTTTGGAGCCACTTACTGAACaacgaggatgaggaagtgaaTAGATGCTTGGGGTAAGTTTCTCTAAAACAAGTGTATTCGCCCAAAGAAAATCTGACCCTCCTATAACATTCCAGTTACATATGTTTTTAGATTTGGTTGTAAACAAGCTTTATTCTTGATTACAGCTCATTCATATGCTGCTGCTTATTGGACGAGAAGACCATGACATCATTAATAAGTGAAAGAGTTGACCCCTAGTGGCCACTAGTGATGTCATTTCCTTACAAACCCAACAATATAATGAGAGAGTGGTGGTTTTGAGGAACTgttctgtgttccaaatggaactctattccctatttagtgcactacttttcaccagagccatATAGGCCTTGgtcaaagtaatgcactataaagaGTATATGAAGTTTTTTTTGAGGGGATGCAGATTCTGTTtaatttctgtttctctctcttcagaCCCACGGCAGCACAAGCAGCTGAGGACTCCTCTGAGATCTATAGTAGAGTCAACAAACCCAGAAGACCTGATCACAACAAATCCAGATCCCAGAACACCTGAtcacaacaaacccagaacacctgaacacaacaaacccagaacacctgaacacaacaaacccagaagacctgaacacaaaAAACACAGAACCAAGaggacctgaacacaacaaacccagaagaGCTGAGCACAACAAAgcaagaagacctgaacacaacaagcCCAGAACCAAGAaaacctgaacacaacaaacccagaaccaagaggacctgaacacaacaaacccagaagacctgaacacaacaaacccagaacccaGAAGAGCTGAGCACAACAAAgcaagaagacctgaacacaacaagcCCAGAACCCAGAAGaactgaacacaacaaacccagaactCAGAAGAGCTGAGCACAACAAAGCAAgcagacctgaacacaacaaaccagAAACAAgcagacctgaacacaacaagtTTGACAGAAACCCTGTATATCTGGACCTGTCTAGTCCAACTAAGTGTTATAATAATATATCATGATATGCCATTTAgaaacacttttatccaaagtgacttattCTGTGTGGATCCATCTTTCATGCCGGAGGCCTCATTGGGAATTGAACCCATACACCAGGCTCTACCATCTGACACACAGGACTACTGTATTCACACTTAGTTGGAgagctgatctagggtcagcaccatgctctaccaacacacaggactactgtattcacacttagttggagagctgatctagggtcagcaccatgctctaccaacacaCAGGACTACTCTATTCACACTTagttggagtgctgatctagggtcagttttgccttttaaacTATGATGAATAAGAGGGGGAACCTTTTAAATAATTTTTATGTTAAATAtttttccattcattttttaagtAACATGGAACAGAATCTGAAGACAATAACTTTGATTTGCATTTCTGAAATAGCCTCGATGTCCAGTTATATTTTATATGAAGGCTGAGAACATTATAAATATATGTTCTAATTTCTTCTTGATGTTCGCTCACAGGAACAATACTTATATTCTACAGTACTGCACCATTCTGTTacattatacagtactgtactattctattacattatacAGTAATATTCTGATACattctacagtcctgtactattctattacagtatacagtactgtgctattctattacagtatacagtcctgtactattctattacattatacagtattgtactattctattacattatacagtactgtactattctattacattctacagtattgtactattctattacagtatacagtactgtactattacagtatacagtattgTACTATTCTGTTACATTCTACAGTACTGTACTcttctattacattctacagtactgtactattCAATTACATTCTACAGTAATATTCTGATACattctacagtactgtactattctattacattctacagtcctgtattattctattacattatacagtactgtattattatattacagtactgtaaGATGATACACATAATATATGTTTATTTGATATTTTCATATACATTTATTATTGGTTTTATGACAAAGTTATGGTAATATTTTGCCTCAATGTTCTGATGCAACGTTTCTTATCACTTTGTAGTGTCTGTGAATGTAATTACTgtgatgacatgctattttattAAATCGATTACCTAACGTTTAATTGATCACGTGATTGAAttaaaacatgcaacaattaactcactaataacctggggcaccatggaaaAGCTTATTTAAAGGAGTTCCGTCTTCCGAATTAACTCTTACAGATCTAAATCTCTTCCATTTCAGTCATCTATTATTCTTTACCtcattcagtctcatctgaacttCGTAACATTATTGGTTGTCCGCACGAACTCTGGTTTCCATAATGAATCagcaatatacaaattggcttatttgtttatttactaaataaataatcacacagaattacataaacaatagatattggttactaacaatgatagaaaagtccctagtgcactaagccgatatgacagcttggtagacaaaggaaaggggcgggaaagacaaaatggattcactacacacagtctataattatattcattgaaatgctaatcctttgcacatgaccGGCCGCTCATTCAAGAATAATTgcaatgtttatatatatatatttactccCCTATGTCATTGTCATCTTCTCTATTTGAATCCTCGATCTTCCTATAGGGTTCCTCACAGTCTAATTTTGTCCAACTAGTAGTTGAAGAATAAATTACATTATTGTATAGTGAGAATGTGATGTCATATAGAATGAGTGCTATGGTCTCCAATATGGTGCGGCTCTTGAGCCCCTAACTGTTGCCTGACCTTCCCAGGTAGGGGTGTCTCTATTGGGGGGCAGAGATGGGCTAGAGGTGGATGAGAGAGTGGAGACCCATGGAGGTGTACCTATTGCCCACCTAACTGTTGTCTGATTTTTTAAAACACTTTGTGGAAAACACAGGATGTAGACGTATCTAACCCTGGGGCCTGGATCCAATTAGAAACCGTGCTAAAGCATTTAGAAGGTcatttccaattgagccgacatCTGCTGTGTTTACCTTGAATGTGATCTCCACTAACGCAGGAACTCTGCCTTTAAATAAAAGCATTGTCTACAAGCACATTAGGATTGAATCAAGGCCCACATtggattcagaaagtattcagacaccttggctttttccacattttgttaacttacagccttattctaaaatcaatgaaattgttttttcccccctcaatggACACACAAAACccattaatgacaaagcaaaaacacgtttaaaaatgtttgcaaacgtataaaaaaaatatactgAAATAccacgtttacataagtattcagacttgtGGTTAGTTCTGTTACCTGGAATAAGTTGTCGACATGCTCCATGGGTAAATTGTTCTGCATACAGGGGTACGTTTTTTATATTAAACCAAGTAAGTTgactgaacacattctcatttacagcaacgacctggggaatagttacagggagagggggatgaatcaGCCAATtggaaactggggatgattaggtgactgtgatggtatgagggtgaggttgggaatttagccaggacaccagggttaacacccctactcttctgATAAGtggcatgggatctttagtgaccagagagtcaggacacccgtttagcATCCAatctgaaagacggcaccctacacagggcaatgtccccaatcactgccctgggacattgggatatttttttagaccagaggaaagagtgcctcctactggccctccaacaccacttccagca from Salvelinus alpinus chromosome 2, SLU_Salpinus.1, whole genome shotgun sequence carries:
- the LOC139541461 gene encoding B-cell receptor CD22-like, which codes for MRTSTLLQCVQGLSCNRVTYTKRRICVLKGSTVDISCTYDSGYDTVTSSLWFSPKQSDNWKDELIPEDLTRDPGYAGRVKYTGTYKDPFTLRISDLREEDSAEYRFTFKTHYFELGLSFPGTTLSVTDKPKNTSVSVSPSGEIVEGSSVTLTCSSDANPPVQSYIWWFKKNGGGCQSMTGPEHVFNQIQSSDTGEYYCEAQNEMGTDRSRTINMDVKCE